The sequence AAATGATGAGTGGGGGAAGTGGCGACACTGAAGGACTACAAATTGCTTATGGTCCAGCTGCGTGGCGACAAATGGTCTCTCAAGGGTTGCCAGGTGTGGATGAAATGTTAGCCCTGTTGACGGTGGTGGATCAACTGGAATCTGGAGAACAAGATTTAATTATTGTGGATACTGCACCCACGGGTCATTTACTCCGCTTTTTAGAAATGCCTACCGCCCTCACCGACTGGTTAAGCTGGATTTTCAAGCTGTGGATGAAATATCAAGCAGCAGCTGGACACATGGAATTAATGACGCGATTGCGACAACTGCGGAAACGAGTGGTCAATACCCATAAAAAATTGCAAGATCCCGACTATACCGAATTTATTGGCGTTCTGCAAAATCAAAGCGCGATCGTTGCTGAAACAGAACGGATGATGCAAGCCCTCGCCCAACAAGGGGTTTCCCAACATTACATTATCCATAACCGCTATGAAGCCAACCAAGAGATTGCTGATGGTGTCTTCTCTGACCAGACTTTGATTCGTTTGCCCAATTTACCGCGATCGGTAACCCCTTTAGAACAGATTAAAGGAGCAGCAAAATTATTATCCTTAAAGCGAAAAGAAGACTCCCGTCATCCCCACTAGGCTTGACGGTGAAACGGGGGGTATTGCAAAGTTTCGCTGAAAATAAAGACAATTATAGACAGGTTAAGTCAAAGATTACGCCTTCCTAAACGGAAGGCGCCTGCGCGTGACCGTTGGTCATTTCTTCTTGTGTTATAATGGCATCAGAAATGACTTAACCTCATTTTAATGAAGAGACTCACTCTAACAGAGTGAATAATCTCAATCTTGAAGTAGTTGGTAACTCCATCTTAGATGGAAAACCAATAGAGAGGCTCGTAGTTAGCCCAGTAAGGTTCCGACCTTACAAAGCCTGAGTAGATTTGTCTACAAAATTGGTAACTATTGCAACCCATAATCAGACAATAGTTTATCTCAGTGCGACGAGAAGACCCCCGTTATACCAGAGGTTAACGGGGGATGAATCGTAGCCAAATAAAAAAAGCGCGAAAGCGCATCCATACAAATTCTCAAAGAAGTGTGTTGGAAACGAGGAAAGTATTTCTCAGAAGTGGAGGCAAAAGGAAGCACCCAAACTTGTCCAAGATGTAGCACTCATGTTGGGAAAGATCTCAGCGTAAGGATTCATGAATGTCCTCAGTGCAACTTAGTCGCGGATCGGGATGTGGCTGCTGCTTGTGTGCTACGAAGTCGAGGAATCGAAAAGATAAATAGTACCGTCGGACGCATCGGGAATCAAAACGCCTAGGCAATCGGGCTGTCGGGAGACTGGAATCCCAGTCTTAGATCAGTGGTGTAATCCCATTCATGGGAATAACTAGGAAGCCCCCGCTATAACGAAGTTTAGCGGGGGAGGATGTCACAACGACATTACACTCACACATCAAATTTTGTATTCATTCTTCAATTAAATACGTAAGTATTGTTATAAGATAGATTAAAATGAAGCTAGTTAAAGAGTCAATCTGTCTTCAAAAAAGTTATGAAGATCAAAAAACATATCAGTTGGGGAACTAAACCGATCATTGCATCCAGCTTAATCTTGATGTCAACTTTACCTCTGATGGCTCAATCTACTCCTAGTGAAAGTGTACACAGTTTTTGTCAACGCTATGCAGAAGATTACGCTAATCGACATAGAGGAGAAGGTGCTTTAGAGGGGGCTGCACGAGGGGCTACTGGTGGGGCACTCTTTGGGGCTATTCTTGGTGATACAGGGGGAGGGGCTCTCGCTGGGGCTGGTCTTGGGGCTGTGGGAGGGGGGATTCGCCAATCACAATCAAGGCAAGCCTTGGTCAGACAAGCCTATGACCGTTGTATTCGCGAACGCCAATAAAAGGAGGAAAATATGAATATTCAAAAAAAAAGCTTGTTGTTAGCAAGTATGACAATGGGAATCCTAAGTATTGGGGTTGAGGCAATTGCACAACCTGAGAATGAACCTGTTTCACCCATCAATTTGGAAGCAATAACCTGCCGTGACTTATTACTTATGGATGGAGAAGAAGAAGAAAATACAATTCTTTTTATGCACGGTTATATGAGTGGCGAAAGAGAGGAAACAATGATAGATATTGGTAAATTAATAGCGGTCACAGATCAAGTCAAAAATACTTGTATTGACGAGCCGAGTAATGAATTAATGCAAGTTTTTGAACAATATCACTAGCTATTAAGAATGATGCAATAAACTAAAGCCAACCAATGATTTGGCTCTAGATAGTTCCAGTATAGAAATTGATGTTCAGGGGGATGTTTACGGCTTGCTCTCCAACCTCCTTCAAAGCGCGATCGCGCTCCCAAACACTCGATTAAACTCCCAAAACTGATCGCGCCTTCCCTCCGCATCCCTACAAACCGATGTGGCGAAGCGGGTCGCTGTACGAGCATCGCGCAAAGGACACAATTAGAAGTTCCACAAGTTGTCACCTGATTTTTGCAGGGTTCACAACTCAGTCAGCGATCGCGCGCCGTGATAACTGGCTGTATCGCGCTTCCCAACACCCGATCGCGCCTTCCCAAAACTCGATCGACCCTCCCAAACACTCAATCCCCCAACAGCCGATCGCGCTTCCCATCTCACTCCAAACCGCAATCGCGCTACTTCCTCATCCTCAAAACACCCGTTTGCGTAGCATACGCGGTAGCCTAATCGCGCTTTAGGCAAGTCTCACAGCGACATTGCGCTTTCCTCCAATTTTTAAATCAGTTAAAATTAAAATAAATAGGAAAAGTAAGACAAAACGGCTTTCCTGCCTTAGAAGCGTAGAAAACAAGGAGTGAACGATGCAAGTTAAAGATTTAACAGTTGAAGAATTCAAAGAATTAATTCGAGAAGTAATAGATGATGTTCTTGAAGAAGTATCAGTTGATTCTGATGAGGGAAAATTAATTAGACCTGAGATTCAACAAGAATTGCAAAAAAGACAACATTCCCGTCAAACTGGAGAAAGCAAATTAGTGAGTTCCCAAGAGGTAATGAAGGAATTGGGAATTGAATAATGGGTTATACGGTTAAATATGATGCCCAAGCTGTAGCTGAGTTAAAAAAGCTACCATCCAAATTAGGAAAACGAATTGTTAATAAAATTAACTGGTTAGCAGAAAACTTTGAAAAAGTTAACTTATTTCCTTTATCTGGAGATTTATCAAGATTTTATAAATTAAGAGTGGGTGATTATCGGGTAATCTATAGTTTAGATCAAAATTCAGAAACAATTATTATTGAAAAAGTTGGGCATCGTCGAGAAATTTACAACATATAGACTACTTACACTCTCCCCAAAACCCGATCGCGCTCTTCCAAAAACCGATCAAAACTCTTGCGCTAACATTCAGTTAAGAGTCATCAATCTAGTCAAATCACCGAAAAAATGGCAAAAGTTGAAGTAGAGCTACCAGAAACAGCATTTTCAGCCCTTCGCAAAGCCCCCCATGAATTTGTCCAAGAAATGCGAGTGGCTGCCGCTGTTAAGTGGTACGAATTAGGAGAAATTTCTCAAGGAAAAGCAGCTGAGGTTGCTGGTTTAACAAGAGCAGATTTTATCAACGCTTTAAGCCGATACAAAGTTTCAGTTTTTCAATACACTGCATCTGAATTAACTGAGGAGTTAAAGCAGTGGCAATAGCGAAAGTGGTTGTTAATGCTTCACCGTTAATCACATTATTTAAAAGCAATCAAGCAGAACTATTGCCACAACTTTTTCAAGAAATTGTTATCCCACAAGGCGTTTGGGACGAAATTGTTATCCCTGGACAATTAGATGCTGCAGCACAAATGTTACCAAAAACACAATGGATCAATTGTAGAAAAGTCGAAAGAGTTGATGGGAAGATAGAAGCATGGGATTTAGGGGTTGGGGAATCACAGGTTCTTAGCTACGCTCTTACTCACCCTAACAATACAGCAATGGTAGATGATATGGCAGCAAGAAAAGGGGCGCAAAACTTTTAACGACGTGAGCGGGAATTCCCCCACCTCAACGAAGTAGGTGGGGGACGGGGCTTATAAAGGGCGGAATGCGATTCCGCCCACAGCCCCTCATGAAAGCGAACTTAGAACGAAGCCCGATCAAATAGTATTAGGGATTGACAAACTTCGGTTGTTGCTTTATCGTAATTATAGATTACGTTATATTTACCGCTATGCTACGAGCAATTAAGGTTAGACTATATCCAACACCTTCTCAGCAGTCCCAACTCAATCAAGTGATGGGATGTGCTAGATATTGGTGGAATTATGCACTAGCCTTATGCAAACAGCATTATAAAGATACAGGGAAAGGCTTGGGACGAACGGCTCTCAATGCTTATCTTCCTCTGTTAAAACGTCAAGAAGAGACTGCCTTCTTGAAAGAGTGTCCTGCTCAAGTTTTGCAGGCTACCACCTTGAACCTTACCAAGGCTTACAAGAACTTTTTTGAAGGGCGTGCAAGATACCCGAGATTCAAAAGTTTTGATCAAAGGCAGTCTTGCCAATTCCCTCAGCACGTCAAAATAGTCGATAATAAAGCTCTGAGACTTCCTAAGATGGAAGGACTCGTCAAAGCAAAGATTCATCGACTATTTGAAGATGGGAAGTTAAAGACAGTTACTATTAGTCGGACACCAACTGGAAAGTATTATGCTTCCTTGTTGTTTGAGACTCAACAGGAAAAGCCAACCCCAGTTACAGAAGGTAAGGTAGCGGGAATAGATTTAGGAATTAAAGAGTTTGCCCTTGTTCACGATGGTGAGAAATGCTCTAAGTTTCCTAACCCTAAACATTTATCTAAACATGAGAAAAATCTCAAGCGTAAACAGAAAAAGTTAGCCCGTAAACAAAAGGGTTCTCAATCAAGAAATAAAGCGAGAAAGCTAGTCGCTAAGGTACACGAACGAGTTAGCAATACCCGCCAAGACTATCTGCATAAGGTATCCCGAAAAATTGTGGATAACAATCAGGTAGTCGTAGTGGAGAACCCGTCCGTTCACCTGAATTCAATTCAGGTGCTTGCGGACGGGCGCATTCCGCGTTTGAACATCAAGGGTATGGTCCGTAACCACAAACTAGCCAAAGCCATTTCTGATGTGAGTTGGGGAATGTTTGTTAACTTCTTAGACTATAAGCTCAAAGAAAAAGGTGGATTTCTAGTCGAGATTGACAGATGGTTTCCCAGTTCTAAACTCTGCTCAAACTGTCATTATGAGTTAGAAAGTCTAGACCTAGAAGTAAGGGAATGGACTTGTCCTAAATGCGGAACTCACCATGACCGTGATGAGAACGCATCTAAGAACATTAGAGCAGAAGGAATCAGAATGCTTTCCGTCTCTGGAACGGGGACTGCTGCGGTAGGAGGGGATAGAAGTCCCAAACTTGGTCGTAAGGTCAAGTTTGGGCATTCCCCTACGAATATCGAAGCCCCAACCTGCGTTCATCGAGGTTGGGGTAGTTCACAATTCCCACATTAGGAACAGGAGCAATGATTGTTTTAGCCAAGCGCAAAGGATTAATTTCCTCAGTGACACCCAGATTAAAAACCTTACAAGATTCTGGTTTATGGCTATCGGAAGAAGTGATTAGTTTATTAAAAGCACAAGCTGAGGAATGATCGCGCTACTTCCTCATCGCCAAAGCCGATCGCGCTCCCAACACCCGATCGCGCTCCCCACAAGCTGATCCCGCCTCCCAAGACCCGATCGCGCCCTCCAACACCGATCGCGCCCCAACACCCGATCGCGCTTCCTTCCTCATTCCAAAATACCGATCGCGCTCCCCACAAGCTGATCCCGCCTCCCAACCTGATCGCGCGCAGTGATAACTGGCTGTATCGTCAATACATTCTCGAATCAACACAAGTGATTTATGCCCAAGGATAATTGATATACAACAAACGAGTAGCTGATCGCGCCCCTAAAACTCGATCGCGCACTTATCTTCTAATTAGTTGATGGGGCAATTAAATTCAAGTTGGGAAAATATGTTTTATATCGACCCTGATCTCTTGTCAAAAGAGTCATTTTTTCAACAAAAGCATGAGCACCAATATAAAAATCAGGTAAGGGGGAACGTTTAGTTCCTCCACGACGGCGATAATTCAAAAAACATTTACCTGCTAAAAAAGCAGCTTGATAGGGAAGAGGATCGTAGCGAAAGTAATTTTTCGGTAGTGCCGCTTGTAATTCTTCGATTTGATCAAAACCAATGGAAATTTCTGCATAAATAATGGGATTAATGACTAAAATTGATTGATTTGCTAGCTTAGTTAGTTGGGAAGCAGACCATTGAAACCATTGTTGATCTTCAGTAAATATATCTAAAATGACATTGCTATCCACTAAAATATCAGCCATATTCAATTACGAGTGATTTCTATAATTTCATCAGTGGTTAGATTAGATGTTGCTTTGCCTTTCATGGTATCTATGAGTTCTTTTCCTACATTATTCAATGACAATTTTTGTTTTTTATGAATTTCTAATTTATTATCTACAACTTGTAATTCTACTTCAGTTCCTGGCTCTAAACCCAATTGAGAAACAATCTCTGACGGAATCTGAATTTGTCCTTGTTGGTTGATAGTTACCTTTGACATTTTGATCAATCAGTGGCTCATTATTCTGATGACTAGTTTACTCCATCGCGCTTCCCACTATTATTATCTTCCTAACAGCGATTAGGCTCCGCCTATGCTTCGGTAAGGGTTCCCCTGAGCTCGCCGAAGGGCTCAGCAACAGCTTCGCGATCGCGCTTCCTCCCCCATCCCAAAACAGCGATTCTTATTTCCCAATCGTGAACTCACCCACGACTAATCCCTTCGGGATGTAGTCGGACGGGGCGTATAAACATCTGAGGAAACCTCAGATGACAGCCCCTCGGCTTCCTTATCCTTCCAAAGGACAGATAAGGTAACGGGAGTTCTCCGTTCAGATGAGGAACTTTTGCCATCATCCGACTTACCGTCATTTCTGCGAGTAAGTTTTAATTTCCTAGCCCAATATCTAGCACCGATGTTATAACTCGCTGACAAGTCGCAGTTATATTGTTTACCGCTAGCAAATGTAGCATCTGAGTAATTCTTTTTGCTCCGTTTAACCTTTCCACTACCATCAAAGGCAAAACCAGAAGTTCCACGAGGATAGACAAATTCTACTTTTCCTCCTACTTCTACAAATTTCTCTTGGGTAAGATTAACCAAAGCTCTATGTAACCAGCCGTGAAAACGTTGTTTTAGGGTTGACCTTTTACGCCCACCTTTAGGTCGCCATCCTTTTAAGTTTTCAAAAACAATGACTGATGCACCATGTTCTTGAGCAAAATCCACAATCTGTTTAGAAGATTGTTGAGCAATGTTTTGGTTATAATTTCGAGCTTTTCGATACCAAGTGGAACAGAATCCTTTAGTTAAGTTTTTGGTAAGCCTCGCTTTCTTTCTAATTCGAGTTAAACGTTTATCTCGACGGCGCGGAATGCGCCTCCGCTTTCCTGCCCGAATCGAATTCGGGCAGGGTCGGAGGTCTATGTCAACGCTAGGATGAATAAACTTCCTTGTCGTTACAGTGCCGTCTGGATAAACAATACTAGCTGTAGCTAGAGTATTGATGCCAATATCGACAGCGCAGACACAGTTTCCCCCCTCTTGTTCTCTCCTATTGGGGGAGATGTAAGAGAGGGGGGGATTAATCTTAAAGGGAACACTGAGCTTGCATCCTTTCTCATTAACGATTAAAGCAGGGGATTTAATTTCAGCATGGTCTAAAAGATGTCTATCTCTTTTTCGAGAAATAGCAACCTTTGTCCATACCCAATCACTTCCATTCCACACCTTAATTTCAGCGACGGTCAAACATTCAGAGAACCTGATACACTGTCCTTTATAGAGAGAAGGATAACAACCTGTGTTTCCATTTAACTTCGGAGGTTTAGAATCTTTTCTACTCCTAATTCCAGACTGCCATCTTTGATATCGAGTAAAAAAAGAAGATACTTGCCCAATAGCAAATTCGATAGCAGCACGTCTTAAGTAAGAAGGAAACTTATAAAATCTTTTCCCAAAATACTGATATTTTGGATTCGGGTTTTTACGGGTTTTATGAATCAGTTTTTCTACTACTGAACAGCGACTCTTAGCACTAGCAATAGCTGTCCAGTGGGTGTTAACAACTCCTACTAAAGCTCGACAAAATGCTCTGTACTCCTGAACAGTCAGCGTTAAATATTTCTGCTGTTCAGGAGTAGGAGATAAATGCCAAGAATCGGTACGGATGATAGAATGATTCATAATACTTAAAGTATAAATCAGTTATAGAAGATTTTTCAACTCTTAAAACCAGTAACCACAGTGCTTATCGACTTCAATACCATATTATATTTACGGTTAAATACAGGAAGAAAATCATTACTAAATCAATGCTTGATCGGTTAGAAGAGATTTTCTCTGATGTCTGTGGGAAGTGGCGGTGTCGGTTAGTGGAGTTTGGGGGAGAAGCTGACCATGTTCATCTTTTGGTTGATGCACACCCCGCGATGGATTTGTCCCGTTTTGTTGGTAACTTAAAAACTGTATCTTCTAGACGAATGAGAAAGGAAAACCAAGAATACTTAGAACAATTCTTTTGGAAACCATATTTTTGGAATAAGGCTTATGGCATTATCAGTGTCGGTGGGAGAGCCAACTTGGAGACGTTGCTAAGTTATATTCACCGGACAAAATGCCCCGACTAACTAGCGACTAACATGCACGGGTGTAGTCGTAGGATGCGTCGGGGCGTTTGCTCAAAAACTGATCGACTTCCCCCCAAAACTCGATCGCGCCCCAACACCCGATCGCGCTACTTCCTCATCCCAAAACACTAATCGCGCCTTCCCAACACGCGATCGCGCTTTTTTCAGCAAACCCTATGTAGCGCCACTTTACCAAAATGGCATTGCAACCAATTATTACTCTGAAGGTAGTTTAATTTCTATTCTTCCTTCTGAATTGCGAATGACTTTACCCCCTAACTTCTCAATATTTTGAATTGCCACCTCTTGAATCTCCTGATCTTGAGCGTGGACTAATACCATTCTCCAAGAAGCAATTCTTGCAATGCGACTATCTGGGTTTTGCGCTAAAAATTGGGCAGTTTGCTGTAGATTTTTAGCACTTCTCTGATTCATGGG comes from Halothece sp. PCC 7418 and encodes:
- a CDS encoding HdeA family protein encodes the protein MNIQKKSLLLASMTMGILSIGVEAIAQPENEPVSPINLEAITCRDLLLMDGEEEENTILFMHGYMSGEREETMIDIGKLIAVTDQVKNTCIDEPSNELMQVFEQYH
- a CDS encoding DUF3368 domain-containing protein; this encodes MIVLAKRKGLISSVTPRLKTLQDSGLWLSEEVISLLKAQAEE
- a CDS encoding UPF0175 family protein, with translation MAKVEVELPETAFSALRKAPHEFVQEMRVAAAVKWYELGEISQGKAAEVAGLTRADFINALSRYKVSVFQYTASELTEELKQWQ
- a CDS encoding AbrB/MazE/SpoVT family DNA-binding domain-containing protein, producing the protein MSKVTINQQGQIQIPSEIVSQLGLEPGTEVELQVVDNKLEIHKKQKLSLNNVGKELIDTMKGKATSNLTTDEIIEITRN
- the tnpA gene encoding IS200/IS605 family transposase — encoded protein: MEDFSTLKTSNHSAYRLQYHIIFTVKYRKKIITKSMLDRLEEIFSDVCGKWRCRLVEFGGEADHVHLLVDAHPAMDLSRFVGNLKTVSSRRMRKENQEYLEQFFWKPYFWNKAYGIISVGGRANLETLLSYIHRTKCPD
- a CDS encoding type II toxin-antitoxin system RelE/ParE family toxin; this encodes MGYTVKYDAQAVAELKKLPSKLGKRIVNKINWLAENFEKVNLFPLSGDLSRFYKLRVGDYRVIYSLDQNSETIIIEKVGHRREIYNI
- a CDS encoding IS200/IS605 family accessory protein TnpB-related protein is translated as MNHSIIRTDSWHLSPTPEQQKYLTLTVQEYRAFCRALVGVVNTHWTAIASAKSRCSVVEKLIHKTRKNPNPKYQYFGKRFYKFPSYLRRAAIEFAIGQVSSFFTRYQRWQSGIRSRKDSKPPKLNGNTGCYPSLYKGQCIRFSECLTVAEIKVWNGSDWVWTKVAISRKRDRHLLDHAEIKSPALIVNEKGCKLSVPFKINPPLSYISPNRREQEGGNCVCAVDIGINTLATASIVYPDGTVTTRKFIHPSVDIDLRPCPNSIRAGKRRRIPRRRDKRLTRIRKKARLTKNLTKGFCSTWYRKARNYNQNIAQQSSKQIVDFAQEHGASVIVFENLKGWRPKGGRKRSTLKQRFHGWLHRALVNLTQEKFVEVGGKVEFVYPRGTSGFAFDGSGKVKRSKKNYSDATFASGKQYNCDLSASYNIGARYWARKLKLTRRNDGKSDDGKSSSSERRTPVTLSVLWKDKEAEGLSSEVSSDVYTPRPTTSRRD
- a CDS encoding type II toxin-antitoxin system VapC family toxin, which produces MADILVDSNVILDIFTEDQQWFQWSASQLTKLANQSILVINPIIYAEISIGFDQIEELQAALPKNYFRYDPLPYQAAFLAGKCFLNYRRRGGTKRSPLPDFYIGAHAFVEKMTLLTRDQGRYKTYFPNLNLIAPSTN
- a CDS encoding glycine zipper family protein, whose amino-acid sequence is MSTLPLMAQSTPSESVHSFCQRYAEDYANRHRGEGALEGAARGATGGALFGAILGDTGGGALAGAGLGAVGGGIRQSQSRQALVRQAYDRCIRERQ
- a CDS encoding zinc ribbon domain-containing protein — its product is MCWKRGKYFSEVEAKGSTQTCPRCSTHVGKDLSVRIHECPQCNLVADRDVAAACVLRSRGIEKINSTVGRIGNQNA
- a CDS encoding RNA-guided endonuclease TnpB family protein, with the translated sequence MLRAIKVRLYPTPSQQSQLNQVMGCARYWWNYALALCKQHYKDTGKGLGRTALNAYLPLLKRQEETAFLKECPAQVLQATTLNLTKAYKNFFEGRARYPRFKSFDQRQSCQFPQHVKIVDNKALRLPKMEGLVKAKIHRLFEDGKLKTVTISRTPTGKYYASLLFETQQEKPTPVTEGKVAGIDLGIKEFALVHDGEKCSKFPNPKHLSKHEKNLKRKQKKLARKQKGSQSRNKARKLVAKVHERVSNTRQDYLHKVSRKIVDNNQVVVVENPSVHLNSIQVLADGRIPRLNIKGMVRNHKLAKAISDVSWGMFVNFLDYKLKEKGGFLVEIDRWFPSSKLCSNCHYELESLDLEVREWTCPKCGTHHDRDENASKNIRAEGIRMLSVSGTGTAAVGGDRSPKLGRKVKFGHSPTNIEAPTCVHRGWGSSQFPH